One part of the Solea solea chromosome 16, fSolSol10.1, whole genome shotgun sequence genome encodes these proteins:
- the arhgap23a gene encoding rho GTPase-activating protein 23 isoform X4, whose amino-acid sequence MWAPRDADLSKRRAPMPAAMLPCPAPTGSDWSFQNPVGVDCSSPEPRCIWVAVLRGSPGPVPLPAPPPTVLPTGQSKSALQPMARGRRDGVSSGGDNPRPPMATRPGREGVSLGWKGPRTLVLHKNSQGFGFTLRHFIVYPPESALHTNLKDEENGNGKGYQKGRLEPMDTIFVKNVREKGPAHQAGLCTGDRLVKVNGESVLGKTYSQVIALIQNSESVLELSIMPKDEDVLQLVSAYSHDAYLTGNEPFSGGAENLPPPPPLCYPRTKSTPPSGGPLSAGMGQNQLDNWSRWPGSSSPSSPLDNHSAVGSPASWQEGRAGEPGGVGHSSPAHRTEEIQYGMTSKQPQGQTRGRSYSSSSSSGGPLSSPLQVHYPNHHAVSPPQAPPRKSSSAWTSPPPPQLSHSRDNRCQQALSDWYYSQQPEHSGRCMQTRHRSYSQDRLSDRRQQQQQQRTGGWPHSASQDTLLLLQQSGPGPHGEPCWSYGDWDVGPGRGHSSSNYTRTRSENLLAQYDRHGRSLEMLDRAAAELVPSRFERPSWQQPPQPPPRTDAYPRPGGHHSVTQASVTPRHTPSHSKHLPQSHTPTHSQPQAQQAAPQTRRLPSGQSMDDQPVGYRSYSPSFYRKTGRILQQAHSFRDPSYSGPHLNWNPTPKTSPPEGTTPAITASTSSPLASATPESQDRVYRPTNHERERESVEVQAEVTQEVVLRQKPPTGRRNAHGMRHPHYVLPMDGLEPSLFSSDPQDSASAPGSTGDVAPRKPNGNLAPLQIEDDSLASIPFIGSIKSSRRSSYVLAITTERSKSCDEGLNTFREEGRVFSRLPKRVKSFFTDGSLENLGTAEEVRSKRHSTSELGTIVYSDVRREGWLHFKQILTEKGKKVGSGMRPWKRVFSVLRSHSLFLYKDKREAVLRGATVGGSAEDEQPISIRGCLVDIAYSETKRKHALRLTTQDFCEYLLQAEDREDMLDWIEVIRENSKTDSEELGFSRQALINKKLNDYRKQSPTGSKPDSSPRLSRMKPPFLHANAAAAPRSPKPEGKEESSPPKSPWGINIMKKSKKAGPKAFGVRLEDCQPGVKNKFIPLIVEICCGLVEEMGLEYTGIYRVPGNNAMVSMLQEQLNKGVDINPAEEKWQDLNVVSSLLKSFFRKLPEPLFTNDKYNDFIDANRMESASERLKTMNKLIRDLPDHYYHTLKFLVGHLKTVADSSDKNKMEPRNLALVFGPTLVRTSEDNMKDMVTHMPDRYKIVETLIQHYIWFFTDELDKDEKTPVDTEDVQPAPNIDHLLSNIGRTALLGEASDSTNSDSAKSKGSWGSKKDLTAKDFLALSIMSAVTGRKRRKRHNGRRVGSSTDDDSEHEPIKVGHLGAEEEEEEEESPVGDTAPRAEGEEDDDEEEEEEEEEDEEVVESGEKEEEEQEVATVIPSGPCSKEEEEVGERQTAIMLQEEEARVAVKGPPWRAPEDARSIVSGYSTLSTLGRSLGSEGRGDDADDEHSELVSETDNESGFASRSVTQERPSKNPTTPTSTQPPAAVAAQRSFLYTHYKPPVLSPTNLLAPPTPLTHTPDSAERNEGGARSTTPSSSSFSSSSTTHRLHSRPSFNSHKLIQCDTLARKKLKSEKAKARSLDLLELSETTAHRDGPCSGSEDTPRVRRDTSRTNPSSGSSQESLRLARLNPSLPPSEASSFTPTGPGGRSLAEQVRARLLGSADDLRSVGLRKPLSPETRRKRRAWRRHTVVASPTETSDKKAPMIVRDFPLSPISQNQVKTQGLPRDADALEHGPAARQVPTSRFHQYL is encoded by the exons GCGAGGGGCCGGAGGGATGGTGTCTCCTCAGGTGGTGACAACCCTCGGCCGCCGATGGCGACCCGGCCGGGAAGGGAGGGGGTCAGCTTGGGCTGGAAAGGTCCCCGGACGCTGGTTCTCCATAAGAACTCCCAGGGTTTCGGTTTCACGCTACGCCACTTCATCGTTTACCCTCCAGAGTCTGCCCTGCACACCAACCTCAAG GATGAGGAGAACGGTAATGGAAAGG GGTACCAGAAAGGTCGACTGGAGCCGATGGACACCATATTTGTGAAGAACGTGAGGGAAAAGGGTCCGGCCCACCAGGCGGGCCTGTGCACAG GGGATCGTCTGGTGAAAGTGAACGGTGAGAGTGTTTTAGGGAAGACGTACTCGCAGGTGATTGCCCTCATTCAGAACAG TGAGAGTGTGCTGGAGCTGTCCATAATGCCCAAAGATGAAGACGTGCTTCAGTTGGTAAGT gcGTACTCCCACGATGCCTACCTGACAGGCAACGAACCCTTCTCAGGGGGAGCTGAGAacctcccaccaccacctcccctcTGCTACCCACGCACCAAGTCTACGCCCCCGTCTGGAGGCCCTCTATCTGCAGGCATGGGCCAGAACCAGCTGGATAACTGGAGTCGCTGGCCAGGCTCTTCCAGCCCCTCTTCACCCCTGGACAACCACTCCGCTGTGGGCAGCCCCGCCAGCTGGCAGGAGGGGCGTGCAGGAGAGCCAGGAGGTGTAGGTCACAGCAGTCCAGCCCACCGCACAGAGGAGATCCAGTATGGTATGACCAGCAAGCAACCTCAGGGCCAGACCAGGGGACGCTCCTActcttcctcctcgtcgtcAGGCGGCCCCTTGTCCAGCCCGCTTCAAGTCCACTATCCCAACCACCACGCTGTCAGTCCCCCTCAGGCTCCCCCACGAAAGTCCAGCTCAGCCTGGACCAGTCCTCCCCCGCCCCAGCTCAGCCACAGCCGCGACAACCGCTGCCAGCAGGCCCTCTCAGACTGGTACTACAGCCAGCAGCCTGAACACTCAGGACGCTGCATGCAGACACGACACCGCAGCTACTCTCAGGACCGACTCAGtgacaggaggcagcagcagcagcagcagcggacgGGTGGCTGGCCTCACAGCGCCTCCCAGGATACTCTGCTGTTATTGCAGCAGTCAGGACCAGGACCACATGGAGAGCCCTGCTGGTCATATGGAGACTGGGATGTGGGCCCAGGGCGGGGACACTCGTCGTCTAATTATACCCGAACTCGTTCTGAAAACCTTCTGGCCCAGTACGATCGCCATGGCCGCTCGTTAGAGATGCTGGACCGAGCAGCCGCTGAACTGGTCCCGTCTCGGTTTGAGCGGCCTTCGTGGCAACAGCCTCCACAGCCACCCCCCAGGACTGATGCCTACCCAAGACCGGGGGGCCATCACAGTGTAACACAAGCTTCAGTGACGCCCCGGCACACACCGTCGCATTCTAAACACCTGCCACAGTCCCACACTCCGACCCACTCACAGCCCCAGGCCCAGCAGGCTGCCCCCCAGACCAGACGGCTTCCCTCTGGGCAGAGCATGGACGACCAGCCTGTGGGCTACCGCAGCTACAGCCCCTCTTTTTACCGCAAGACGGGACGCATCTTGCAGCAAGCACACTCTTTCAGGGACCCTTCATACTCTGGCCCTCACTTGAACTGGAACCCAACTCCTAAAACCAGCCCTCCAGAGGGCACAACGCCAGCCATCACCGCGTCTACGTCATCTCCACTTGCCTCAGCGACTCCCGAATCCCAGGACAGAGTGTACAGGCCCACAAACCACGAGAGGGAACGGGAGTCGGTGGAGGTGCAGGCAGAGGTCACGCAGGAAGTGGTGCTGAGGCAGAAACCTCCCACCGGGCGAAGGAACGCTCACGGGATGCGTCACCCTCACTATGTGCTGCCCATGGATGGGCTAGAAccctctttgttttcctctgatcCCCAGGACTCAGCCTCCGCtcctggttccacaggagatgTAGCCCCGCGCAAACCAAACGGTAACCTCGCCCCGCTCCAAATAGAGGATGACTCTCTGGCCTCCATCCCCTTCATTG GCAGTATTAAATCGAGTCGCCGTTCCTCCTATGTTCTAGCCATCACCACCGAGCGTTCCAAGTCGTGCGACGAAGGACTCAACACGTTCAGGGAGGAAGGACGCGTCTTCTC GAGGTTACCAAAGAGAGTGAAGAGCTTCTTCACAGACGGG tcacTGGAAAACCTTGGGACGGCAGAGGAGGTTCGATCCAAACGCCATTCCACCTCCGAGCTGGGAACCATCGTTTACAGCGACGTACGCAGAGAGGGATGGCTGCACTTCAAACAGATCCTCACAGAGAAGGGCAAA AAGGTGGGCAGCGGCATGCGTCCTTGGAAGCGAGTCTTTTCGGTGCTTCGCTCCCATTCGCTGTTCCTCTacaaggacaagagggaggcgGTGCTTCGCGGGGCCACCGTCGGTGGCTCGGCAGAGGACGAGCAGCCAATCAGCATCCGCGGCTGCCTTGTGGACATCGCCTATAGCGAGACCAAACGGAAGCACGCCCTGCGACTCACCACCCAGGACTTCTGTGAGTACCTGCTGCAGGCGGAGGACCGGGAGGACATGCTGGACTGGATAGAGGTCATCAGGGAGAACAGCAAGACAGACagcgag GAACTTGGCTTCTCCAGACAGGCCCTCATCAATAAGAAACTGAATGATTACAGGAAACAAAG TCCAACAGGAAGCAAGCCCGACTCCTCTCCCAGGCTGTCCCGCATGAAGCCTCCCTTCCTGCACGCCAACGCCGCTGCAGCGCCACGCTCCCCTAAACCAGAGGGCAAAG AGGAGAGCAGCCCGCCCAAGTCTCCGTGGGGAATCAACATCATGAAGAAGTCAAAGAAGGCCGGGCCCAAAGCTTTTGGTGTGAGGCTGGAGGATTGTCAGCCTGGTGTAAAGAACAAG TTCATCCCGTTGATCGTGGAGATCTGCTGTGGTCTGGTGGAGGAGATGGGTCTGGAATACACCGGGATCTACAGGGTTCCCGGGAATAACGCCATGGTGTCGATGCTTCAGGAGCAGCTGAACAAGGGAGTGGACATCAACCCTGCGGAGGAG AAGTGGCAGGACCTCAACGTCGTCAGCAGTTTACTGAAATCCTTCTTCAGGAAACTTCCTGAGCCGCTTTTTACCAACG ACAAGTACAACGACTTCATTGATGCCAATCGGATGGAAAGTGCGTCGGAGCGGTTAAAGACCATGAATAAATTG ATCCGAGACCTGCCTGATCATTATTACCACACACTGAAGTTCCTGGTTGGTCACCTGAAGACTGTAGCAGACAGCTCGGATAAAAACAAG ATGGAGCCTCGTAACCTGGCGTTGGTGTTTGGTCCAACTCTGGTCCGGACGTCAGAGGACAACATGAAAGACATGGTCACACACATGCCTGACCGCTACAAGATAGTAGAGACACTCATCCAACAT TACATCTGGTTTTTCACTGATGAGCTAGACAAGGATGAAAAG ACACCGGTGGACACAGAAGATGTACAGCCTGCCCCCAACATCGACCACCTGCTGTCCAACATCGGCAGGACCGCTCTGCTCGGGGAGGCCTCAG ACTCAACCAACAGTGACTCAGCCAAATCAAAG GGGTCATGGGGGTCAAAGAAGGACCTCACAGCGAAGGACTTCCTAGCTCTGTCCATCATGTCCGCCGTGACGGGACGCAAGCGCAGAAAGCGCCATAACGGCCGCCGCGTGGGCAGCAGCACCGACGACGACTCTGAGCACGAGCCGATCAAAGTCGGGCATCTAGGGgccgaggaggaagaggaggaggaggagtcgcCCGTGGGGGACACTGCTCCTCGTGcggagggagaggaggatgacgacgaagaggaagaggaagaagaagaagaagacgaggaaGTGGTAGAAAGTGgcgagaaagaggaggaagaacaggAGGTGGCTACAGTTATTCCCAGTGGGCCGTGCtctaaagaggaagaggaggtgggagagagacagacagcgatcatgctgcaggaggaagaggcaCGGGTGGCAGTAAAGGGGCCACCGTGGCGGGCACCAGAGGATGCACGCTCTATTGTCTCTGGTTACTCCACCCTCTCCACGTTAGGGCGCAGCCTGGGCTCAGAGGGGAGGGGGGACGACGCGGACGACGAACACAGCGAGCTGGTGAGCGAGACGGACAATGAGAGCGGCTTTGCTTCGCGCTCCGTCACTCAGGAGAGACCCAGTAAAAACCCGACCACACCCACGAGCACACAGCCACCGGCGGCGGTGGCGGCTCAACGCAGCTTCCTctacacacactacaaacccCCGGTCCTCTCACCCACAAACCTGCTCGCCCCGCCCAcgcccctcacacacactccagactctgcggagaggaatgaaggaggAGCGCGCTCCACCAcgccctcgtcctcctccttctcctcctcctccaccactcaCAGACTGCACTCGCGGCCTTCCTTTAACTCCCACAAACTGATCCAGTGTGACACTCTGGCGAGGAAGAAGCTTAAGTCAGAAAAGGCCAAGGCTCGCTCTCTGGACCTGCTGGAGCTGTCTGAGACCACAGCGCACCGTGACGGGCCGTGCTCCGGCTCAGAAGACACACCCAGAGTGAGGCGAGACACTTCCAGAACCAACCCTTCCTCAGGCAGCAGTCAGGAGAGCCTCCGCCTGGCTCGGCTCAATCCTTCCTTGCCACCCAGCGAGGCCTCTTCCTTCACTCCGACCGGTCCAGGAGGCAGATCTCTGGCCGAGCAGGTCCGCGCTCGTCTACTCGGCTCGGCCGACGACCTGCGCAGCGTGGGGCTGCGGAAACCTCTGTCGCCTGAGACGCGAAGGAAGAGGCGGGCCTGGCGCAGACACACCGTGGTGGCCTCCCCGACCGAGACGTCCGACAAGAAAGCCCCAATGATTGTCAGAGATTTCCCCTTGTCTCCTATCAGTCAGAACCAGGTGAAAACACAAGGGCTGCCCCGGGACGCGGACGCTCTCGAACATGGACCGGCCGCGCGCCAGGTACCCACATCGAGATTCCACCAGTATCTGTGA
- the arhgap23a gene encoding rho GTPase-activating protein 23 isoform X5: protein MNGVAFCLVGIPPYSENHARGRRDGVSSGGDNPRPPMATRPGREGVSLGWKGPRTLVLHKNSQGFGFTLRHFIVYPPESALHTNLKDEENGNGKGYQKGRLEPMDTIFVKNVREKGPAHQAGLCTGDRLVKVNGESVLGKTYSQVIALIQNSESVLELSIMPKDEDVLQLVSAYSHDAYLTGNEPFSGGAENLPPPPPLCYPRTKSTPPSGGPLSAGMGQNQLDNWSRWPGSSSPSSPLDNHSAVGSPASWQEGRAGEPGGVGHSSPAHRTEEIQYGMTSKQPQGQTRGRSYSSSSSSGGPLSSPLQVHYPNHHAVSPPQAPPRKSSSAWTSPPPPQLSHSRDNRCQQALSDWYYSQQPEHSGRCMQTRHRSYSQDRLSDRRQQQQQQRTGGWPHSASQDTLLLLQQSGPGPHGEPCWSYGDWDVGPGRGHSSSNYTRTRSENLLAQYDRHGRSLEMLDRAAAELVPSRFERPSWQQPPQPPPRTDAYPRPGGHHSVTQASVTPRHTPSHSKHLPQSHTPTHSQPQAQQAAPQTRRLPSGQSMDDQPVGYRSYSPSFYRKTGRILQQAHSFRDPSYSGPHLNWNPTPKTSPPEGTTPAITASTSSPLASATPESQDRVYRPTNHERERESVEVQAEVTQEVVLRQKPPTGRRNAHGMRHPHYVLPMDGLEPSLFSSDPQDSASAPGSTGDVAPRKPNGNLAPLQIEDDSLASIPFIDEPTSPGADLRARHVPASSVVSSGMSSAPAVVTSPASPTFTFPLTRLFSHDCSSIKSSRRSSYVLAITTERSKSCDEGLNTFREEGRVFSRLPKRVKSFFTDGSLENLGTAEEVRSKRHSTSELGTIVYSDVRREGWLHFKQILTEKGKKVGSGMRPWKRVFSVLRSHSLFLYKDKREAVLRGATVGGSAEDEQPISIRGCLVDIAYSETKRKHALRLTTQDFCEYLLQAEDREDMLDWIEVIRENSKTDSEELGFSRQALINKKLNDYRKQSPTGSKPDSSPRLSRMKPPFLHANAAAAPRSPKPEGKEESSPPKSPWGINIMKKSKKAGPKAFGVRLEDCQPGVKNKFIPLIVEICCGLVEEMGLEYTGIYRVPGNNAMVSMLQEQLNKGVDINPAEEKWQDLNVVSSLLKSFFRKLPEPLFTNDKYNDFIDANRMESASERLKTMNKLIRDLPDHYYHTLKFLVGHLKTVADSSDKNKMEPRNLALVFGPTLVRTSEDNMKDMVTHMPDRYKIVETLIQHYIWFFTDELDKDEKTPVDTEDVQPAPNIDHLLSNIGRTALLGEASDSTNSDSAKSKGSWGSKKDLTAKDFLALSIMSAVTGRKRRKRHNGRRVGSSTDDDSEHEPIKVGHLGAEEEEEEEESPVGDTAPRAEGEEDDDEEEEEEEEEDEEVVESGEKEEEEQEVATVIPSGPCSKEEEEVGERQTAIMLQEEEARVAVKGPPWRAPEDARSIVSGYSTLSTLGRSLGSEGRGDDADDEHSELVSETDNESGFASRSVTQERPSKNPTTPTSTQPPAAVAAQRSFLYTHYKPPVLSPTNLLAPPTPLTHTPDSAERNEGGARSTTPSSSSFSSSSTTHRLHSRPSFNSHKLIQCDTLARKKLKSEKAKARSLDLLELSETTAHRDGPCSGSEDTPRVRRDTSRTNPSSGSSQESLRLARLNPSLPPSEASSFTPTGPGGRSLAEQVRARLLGSADDLRSVGLRKPLSPETRRKRRAWRRHTVVASPTETSDKKAPMIVRDFPLSPISQNQVKTQGLPRDADALEHGPAARQVPTSRFHQYL from the exons GCGAGGGGCCGGAGGGATGGTGTCTCCTCAGGTGGTGACAACCCTCGGCCGCCGATGGCGACCCGGCCGGGAAGGGAGGGGGTCAGCTTGGGCTGGAAAGGTCCCCGGACGCTGGTTCTCCATAAGAACTCCCAGGGTTTCGGTTTCACGCTACGCCACTTCATCGTTTACCCTCCAGAGTCTGCCCTGCACACCAACCTCAAG GATGAGGAGAACGGTAATGGAAAGG GGTACCAGAAAGGTCGACTGGAGCCGATGGACACCATATTTGTGAAGAACGTGAGGGAAAAGGGTCCGGCCCACCAGGCGGGCCTGTGCACAG GGGATCGTCTGGTGAAAGTGAACGGTGAGAGTGTTTTAGGGAAGACGTACTCGCAGGTGATTGCCCTCATTCAGAACAG TGAGAGTGTGCTGGAGCTGTCCATAATGCCCAAAGATGAAGACGTGCTTCAGTTGGTAAGT gcGTACTCCCACGATGCCTACCTGACAGGCAACGAACCCTTCTCAGGGGGAGCTGAGAacctcccaccaccacctcccctcTGCTACCCACGCACCAAGTCTACGCCCCCGTCTGGAGGCCCTCTATCTGCAGGCATGGGCCAGAACCAGCTGGATAACTGGAGTCGCTGGCCAGGCTCTTCCAGCCCCTCTTCACCCCTGGACAACCACTCCGCTGTGGGCAGCCCCGCCAGCTGGCAGGAGGGGCGTGCAGGAGAGCCAGGAGGTGTAGGTCACAGCAGTCCAGCCCACCGCACAGAGGAGATCCAGTATGGTATGACCAGCAAGCAACCTCAGGGCCAGACCAGGGGACGCTCCTActcttcctcctcgtcgtcAGGCGGCCCCTTGTCCAGCCCGCTTCAAGTCCACTATCCCAACCACCACGCTGTCAGTCCCCCTCAGGCTCCCCCACGAAAGTCCAGCTCAGCCTGGACCAGTCCTCCCCCGCCCCAGCTCAGCCACAGCCGCGACAACCGCTGCCAGCAGGCCCTCTCAGACTGGTACTACAGCCAGCAGCCTGAACACTCAGGACGCTGCATGCAGACACGACACCGCAGCTACTCTCAGGACCGACTCAGtgacaggaggcagcagcagcagcagcagcggacgGGTGGCTGGCCTCACAGCGCCTCCCAGGATACTCTGCTGTTATTGCAGCAGTCAGGACCAGGACCACATGGAGAGCCCTGCTGGTCATATGGAGACTGGGATGTGGGCCCAGGGCGGGGACACTCGTCGTCTAATTATACCCGAACTCGTTCTGAAAACCTTCTGGCCCAGTACGATCGCCATGGCCGCTCGTTAGAGATGCTGGACCGAGCAGCCGCTGAACTGGTCCCGTCTCGGTTTGAGCGGCCTTCGTGGCAACAGCCTCCACAGCCACCCCCCAGGACTGATGCCTACCCAAGACCGGGGGGCCATCACAGTGTAACACAAGCTTCAGTGACGCCCCGGCACACACCGTCGCATTCTAAACACCTGCCACAGTCCCACACTCCGACCCACTCACAGCCCCAGGCCCAGCAGGCTGCCCCCCAGACCAGACGGCTTCCCTCTGGGCAGAGCATGGACGACCAGCCTGTGGGCTACCGCAGCTACAGCCCCTCTTTTTACCGCAAGACGGGACGCATCTTGCAGCAAGCACACTCTTTCAGGGACCCTTCATACTCTGGCCCTCACTTGAACTGGAACCCAACTCCTAAAACCAGCCCTCCAGAGGGCACAACGCCAGCCATCACCGCGTCTACGTCATCTCCACTTGCCTCAGCGACTCCCGAATCCCAGGACAGAGTGTACAGGCCCACAAACCACGAGAGGGAACGGGAGTCGGTGGAGGTGCAGGCAGAGGTCACGCAGGAAGTGGTGCTGAGGCAGAAACCTCCCACCGGGCGAAGGAACGCTCACGGGATGCGTCACCCTCACTATGTGCTGCCCATGGATGGGCTAGAAccctctttgttttcctctgatcCCCAGGACTCAGCCTCCGCtcctggttccacaggagatgTAGCCCCGCGCAAACCAAACGGTAACCTCGCCCCGCTCCAAATAGAGGATGACTCTCTGGCCTCCATCCCCTTCATTG ATGAGCCCACCAGCCCCGGCGCTGATTTGCGCGCCCGCCATGTGCCGGCGTCCTCTGTGGTGTCCAGCGGCATGAGTTCAGCGCCCGCCGTTGTCACAAGCCCCGCCTCCCCCACCTTCACCTTTCCCCTCACTAGGCTCTTCTCACACGACTGCA GCAGTATTAAATCGAGTCGCCGTTCCTCCTATGTTCTAGCCATCACCACCGAGCGTTCCAAGTCGTGCGACGAAGGACTCAACACGTTCAGGGAGGAAGGACGCGTCTTCTC GAGGTTACCAAAGAGAGTGAAGAGCTTCTTCACAGACGGG tcacTGGAAAACCTTGGGACGGCAGAGGAGGTTCGATCCAAACGCCATTCCACCTCCGAGCTGGGAACCATCGTTTACAGCGACGTACGCAGAGAGGGATGGCTGCACTTCAAACAGATCCTCACAGAGAAGGGCAAA AAGGTGGGCAGCGGCATGCGTCCTTGGAAGCGAGTCTTTTCGGTGCTTCGCTCCCATTCGCTGTTCCTCTacaaggacaagagggaggcgGTGCTTCGCGGGGCCACCGTCGGTGGCTCGGCAGAGGACGAGCAGCCAATCAGCATCCGCGGCTGCCTTGTGGACATCGCCTATAGCGAGACCAAACGGAAGCACGCCCTGCGACTCACCACCCAGGACTTCTGTGAGTACCTGCTGCAGGCGGAGGACCGGGAGGACATGCTGGACTGGATAGAGGTCATCAGGGAGAACAGCAAGACAGACagcgag GAACTTGGCTTCTCCAGACAGGCCCTCATCAATAAGAAACTGAATGATTACAGGAAACAAAG TCCAACAGGAAGCAAGCCCGACTCCTCTCCCAGGCTGTCCCGCATGAAGCCTCCCTTCCTGCACGCCAACGCCGCTGCAGCGCCACGCTCCCCTAAACCAGAGGGCAAAG AGGAGAGCAGCCCGCCCAAGTCTCCGTGGGGAATCAACATCATGAAGAAGTCAAAGAAGGCCGGGCCCAAAGCTTTTGGTGTGAGGCTGGAGGATTGTCAGCCTGGTGTAAAGAACAAG TTCATCCCGTTGATCGTGGAGATCTGCTGTGGTCTGGTGGAGGAGATGGGTCTGGAATACACCGGGATCTACAGGGTTCCCGGGAATAACGCCATGGTGTCGATGCTTCAGGAGCAGCTGAACAAGGGAGTGGACATCAACCCTGCGGAGGAG AAGTGGCAGGACCTCAACGTCGTCAGCAGTTTACTGAAATCCTTCTTCAGGAAACTTCCTGAGCCGCTTTTTACCAACG ACAAGTACAACGACTTCATTGATGCCAATCGGATGGAAAGTGCGTCGGAGCGGTTAAAGACCATGAATAAATTG ATCCGAGACCTGCCTGATCATTATTACCACACACTGAAGTTCCTGGTTGGTCACCTGAAGACTGTAGCAGACAGCTCGGATAAAAACAAG ATGGAGCCTCGTAACCTGGCGTTGGTGTTTGGTCCAACTCTGGTCCGGACGTCAGAGGACAACATGAAAGACATGGTCACACACATGCCTGACCGCTACAAGATAGTAGAGACACTCATCCAACAT TACATCTGGTTTTTCACTGATGAGCTAGACAAGGATGAAAAG ACACCGGTGGACACAGAAGATGTACAGCCTGCCCCCAACATCGACCACCTGCTGTCCAACATCGGCAGGACCGCTCTGCTCGGGGAGGCCTCAG ACTCAACCAACAGTGACTCAGCCAAATCAAAG GGGTCATGGGGGTCAAAGAAGGACCTCACAGCGAAGGACTTCCTAGCTCTGTCCATCATGTCCGCCGTGACGGGACGCAAGCGCAGAAAGCGCCATAACGGCCGCCGCGTGGGCAGCAGCACCGACGACGACTCTGAGCACGAGCCGATCAAAGTCGGGCATCTAGGGgccgaggaggaagaggaggaggaggagtcgcCCGTGGGGGACACTGCTCCTCGTGcggagggagaggaggatgacgacgaagaggaagaggaagaagaagaagaagacgaggaaGTGGTAGAAAGTGgcgagaaagaggaggaagaacaggAGGTGGCTACAGTTATTCCCAGTGGGCCGTGCtctaaagaggaagaggaggtgggagagagacagacagcgatcatgctgcaggaggaagaggcaCGGGTGGCAGTAAAGGGGCCACCGTGGCGGGCACCAGAGGATGCACGCTCTATTGTCTCTGGTTACTCCACCCTCTCCACGTTAGGGCGCAGCCTGGGCTCAGAGGGGAGGGGGGACGACGCGGACGACGAACACAGCGAGCTGGTGAGCGAGACGGACAATGAGAGCGGCTTTGCTTCGCGCTCCGTCACTCAGGAGAGACCCAGTAAAAACCCGACCACACCCACGAGCACACAGCCACCGGCGGCGGTGGCGGCTCAACGCAGCTTCCTctacacacactacaaacccCCGGTCCTCTCACCCACAAACCTGCTCGCCCCGCCCAcgcccctcacacacactccagactctgcggagaggaatgaaggaggAGCGCGCTCCACCAcgccctcgtcctcctccttctcctcctcctccaccactcaCAGACTGCACTCGCGGCCTTCCTTTAACTCCCACAAACTGATCCAGTGTGACACTCTGGCGAGGAAGAAGCTTAAGTCAGAAAAGGCCAAGGCTCGCTCTCTGGACCTGCTGGAGCTGTCTGAGACCACAGCGCACCGTGACGGGCCGTGCTCCGGCTCAGAAGACACACCCAGAGTGAGGCGAGACACTTCCAGAACCAACCCTTCCTCAGGCAGCAGTCAGGAGAGCCTCCGCCTGGCTCGGCTCAATCCTTCCTTGCCACCCAGCGAGGCCTCTTCCTTCACTCCGACCGGTCCAGGAGGCAGATCTCTGGCCGAGCAGGTCCGCGCTCGTCTACTCGGCTCGGCCGACGACCTGCGCAGCGTGGGGCTGCGGAAACCTCTGTCGCCTGAGACGCGAAGGAAGAGGCGGGCCTGGCGCAGACACACCGTGGTGGCCTCCCCGACCGAGACGTCCGACAAGAAAGCCCCAATGATTGTCAGAGATTTCCCCTTGTCTCCTATCAGTCAGAACCAGGTGAAAACACAAGGGCTGCCCCGGGACGCGGACGCTCTCGAACATGGACCGGCCGCGCGCCAGGTACCCACATCGAGATTCCACCAGTATCTGTGA